One region of Gilliamella sp. ESL0405 genomic DNA includes:
- a CDS encoding virulence factor family protein: MKKTLRYILLFLMLVLITLLVFAGLYYYKKRQSASVNTITIDSNFSVLSATPKTLAEAAAIIVATEENHFSAQQLLDLSKSTGAKLVQFELKPNASCLEQQNRFDQAKKILNESHYVVAGMQEGAAFAYRWLTKQPNDNAKALSIEFTLDHKDCDAPLPSQASHGSWQVIWNNPPDEAVAVFPREQKKINVTTSIGEYQASPVELLSLHLSSILYGEHEQLPVIELPAKDKQAHPETVTFYYSGDGGWRDLDKVSAEYMASNGYSVVGVDALKLFWQHRSVERSSKDLAYLMQQYRDKWGTKRFVLAGYSFGGDILPALYNRLSPQDQQAVQALVLIAFSKDANFEIEISGWLGQSGQEMKTAPEVDKIPANKLFCIYGEEEQDETGCLQPQMKGEAVELPGGHHFDNNYPHLGQIIMDAIDKRITP, translated from the coding sequence ATGAAAAAGACATTACGCTATATTTTACTGTTTTTGATGCTGGTGCTCATTACGTTACTTGTCTTTGCGGGTCTGTATTATTATAAAAAACGGCAAAGCGCTTCAGTCAATACAATAACCATTGACTCGAATTTTTCAGTATTATCAGCAACACCGAAAACATTAGCGGAAGCCGCTGCTATCATTGTTGCCACCGAAGAAAATCATTTCAGCGCTCAACAACTGCTTGATTTATCTAAAAGCACGGGGGCAAAACTGGTACAATTTGAATTAAAACCAAACGCCAGTTGCCTTGAGCAGCAAAACCGCTTTGATCAAGCTAAAAAAATCCTTAACGAGAGCCACTATGTGGTCGCCGGTATGCAAGAAGGCGCAGCGTTTGCCTATCGGTGGTTAACTAAGCAACCAAATGATAATGCCAAAGCGCTATCAATTGAGTTCACACTAGACCATAAAGATTGTGATGCCCCATTACCCTCTCAAGCCAGCCATGGCAGTTGGCAGGTGATTTGGAACAACCCACCCGATGAAGCTGTGGCAGTGTTTCCTCGTGAACAAAAAAAGATTAATGTCACAACGTCTATTGGTGAGTATCAAGCCTCGCCGGTTGAGTTATTAAGTTTACATTTATCATCGATTTTATATGGCGAGCATGAACAATTGCCGGTCATTGAATTGCCCGCTAAAGATAAACAAGCTCACCCGGAAACCGTCACTTTCTACTATTCCGGTGACGGTGGTTGGCGGGATTTAGACAAAGTATCCGCCGAATATATGGCGTCAAATGGTTATTCGGTGGTTGGCGTTGATGCATTAAAACTATTTTGGCAACATCGTTCAGTCGAGCGCAGTAGTAAAGATTTAGCCTATTTAATGCAACAATATCGTGATAAATGGGGCACGAAGCGCTTTGTACTGGCTGGCTATTCGTTCGGCGGTGATATCTTACCGGCACTTTATAATCGCTTATCCCCACAAGATCAACAAGCCGTACAAGCTTTGGTTTTGATCGCCTTTTCCAAAGATGCTAACTTTGAAATTGAGATCAGCGGCTGGCTAGGACAATCCGGTCAAGAGATGAAAACAGCACCGGAAGTCGATAAAATTCCGGCTAATAAACTCTTTTGCATCTATGGCGAGGAAGAACAAGACGAAACTGGATGTCTGCAACCACAAATGAAAGGCGAAGCGGTCGAACTCCCCGGCGGTCACCATTTTGATAATAATTACCCCCACCTCGGGCAAATCATTATGGATGCAATCGATAAACGCATAACGCCTTAA
- the mprF gene encoding bifunctional lysylphosphatidylglycerol flippase/synthetase MprF, which translates to MKISARKVLPWQLIEDFTRYRQFLALLLALSIFFVALIVCWELLKTINLQDIKNAFDKLSFRAVLFACLSAIGSYIMLICYEWSAARYAGVDLKRSTIAVGGICASAIGNAVGLSALSGGAIRCRLYFKYGLTTIDVARMSIFVTLSLGFTLPLLAAVAALIHPHDTMLALHLSAGQVWLIAGGVVGLYAGLLLYLYCHRLTQRPNPDSQLFQFLHWSIRLPNLKLASCQFLITLFDILLAGAILYFLIPNQPNFITFIMIYIIALVAGVLSHVPGGVGIFEAIMLAAFSSQIGAAQLTVALIIYRIIYILLPLIPASILLLINEGKQFLTAPQVDENETGIAAAIMAFLVFVAGVVMMFSSIIPGYNHPFVTTLIPNKVVNLAHLSASLIGVLCLLLAMGLRRRLYSAWNVSIILLVLGSCCSLLSGLHWIETSFLSAITLLLIKFRTTFYRKSRLRVLPYSLKSFAICFCLIALLVWLTLFIYQNATYNQSLWWQFELDSHAPRGLKMALASFILLTCIMLYWLFRPSLPVINLPKQEELNKAYQIILNSKQPEGLLAMNADKSLLFNQTQTAFIMYAKRRRSMVALYDPIGDSGERAELIWAFRDLCDQHHLRPVFYHVKAANLPFYMDIGLQAIKLGEEALVNLAEFDLTSKGYKDLRYTWNRGQRDGLSLKFYAPGTAPLDELKTVSDAWLSNKHTKEKKFSLGSFSKQYLDRFTIATIEYQGRIIAFVNLLETDQHYSASIDLMRVVQDIPKLTMEFLMVGLILHYQQKGFKYFSLGMVPLAGMQRRRGAPIIQRLGALVFRRGGRFYNFQGLRRFKDKFATHWEPRYMAVPTGLDPLVALIDTTILISGGITGLKKGKKS; encoded by the coding sequence GTGAAAATTTCAGCGCGTAAAGTTTTGCCATGGCAATTGATAGAAGACTTCACTCGCTATCGTCAATTTTTAGCTTTACTTCTAGCCTTATCTATTTTTTTTGTTGCATTAATCGTTTGTTGGGAACTGTTAAAAACAATTAATCTGCAAGATATCAAAAATGCTTTTGATAAGCTTTCATTTCGTGCGGTACTATTTGCCTGTCTGTCAGCGATAGGGAGTTATATTATGCTGATATGCTATGAATGGTCAGCCGCTCGCTATGCCGGCGTAGATTTAAAACGATCAACTATTGCAGTCGGTGGCATTTGTGCATCAGCCATAGGCAATGCCGTTGGGTTATCGGCGTTATCCGGCGGTGCAATCCGTTGCCGGCTCTATTTTAAGTATGGTTTAACCACCATTGATGTTGCCAGAATGTCAATTTTCGTCACTTTGTCGTTAGGTTTTACCTTACCACTGCTCGCCGCCGTTGCAGCATTAATTCACCCCCACGACACCATGTTAGCTTTGCATTTGTCGGCGGGACAGGTTTGGCTTATTGCTGGTGGCGTTGTTGGGCTATATGCCGGGCTGTTACTCTATTTATATTGTCATCGACTAACCCAAAGACCAAATCCAGATAGTCAATTATTTCAATTTTTACACTGGTCAATCCGCCTGCCTAACTTAAAGCTGGCAAGTTGTCAGTTTCTCATCACATTATTTGATATCCTATTAGCCGGAGCCATTCTCTACTTTCTTATCCCCAATCAGCCCAACTTTATCACCTTTATTATGATCTATATTATTGCATTAGTCGCTGGGGTATTAAGTCATGTTCCCGGTGGTGTTGGGATATTTGAAGCCATTATGTTAGCGGCATTTTCATCGCAAATTGGCGCAGCGCAATTAACCGTTGCACTCATCATTTATCGAATTATTTATATCCTTTTACCACTGATTCCGGCCAGTATTTTGTTGTTAATCAACGAAGGCAAACAATTTTTAACCGCTCCGCAAGTTGACGAAAACGAAACCGGCATTGCCGCAGCCATTATGGCGTTCTTAGTCTTTGTTGCCGGCGTGGTGATGATGTTTTCCAGCATCATCCCCGGGTACAATCATCCATTTGTCACCACTCTCATCCCAAATAAAGTGGTCAACCTTGCCCACTTAAGCGCCAGTTTAATTGGTGTACTGTGTTTACTGCTGGCAATGGGGCTACGTCGCAGACTATATAGCGCTTGGAACGTGTCGATTATTTTATTGGTTTTAGGTAGCTGTTGCTCGCTGTTAAGTGGACTGCATTGGATTGAAACCAGTTTTTTATCTGCTATAACCTTATTATTGATTAAGTTTAGAACGACCTTTTATCGTAAAAGCCGATTGCGAGTTTTACCTTATTCATTGAAATCCTTTGCAATCTGTTTTTGTTTGATTGCTCTGTTGGTTTGGTTGACACTATTTATCTATCAAAACGCGACTTACAACCAATCTTTGTGGTGGCAATTTGAGTTAGATAGTCACGCACCTCGAGGATTAAAAATGGCGTTAGCAAGCTTTATTCTACTCACCTGTATCATGCTCTATTGGCTATTTCGACCTTCGTTACCGGTTATCAATCTGCCGAAGCAAGAGGAGTTAAATAAAGCTTATCAAATCATCCTCAATTCCAAACAGCCGGAAGGTTTGCTTGCCATGAATGCCGATAAATCGCTGTTATTTAACCAAACACAAACCGCTTTTATCATGTATGCCAAACGTAGACGAAGCATGGTTGCCCTTTACGATCCTATTGGTGATAGTGGTGAGCGAGCTGAGTTAATTTGGGCTTTTCGGGATTTATGCGATCAACATCATTTACGGCCGGTATTTTACCACGTTAAAGCGGCCAACTTACCTTTTTATATGGATATCGGCTTGCAAGCGATAAAACTGGGGGAAGAGGCTTTAGTTAATTTAGCTGAATTTGACTTAACCTCAAAAGGCTATAAAGATCTGCGTTACACATGGAATCGTGGTCAGCGTGACGGGCTGAGTCTAAAATTTTATGCGCCGGGTACTGCTCCGTTAGATGAGTTAAAAACCGTGTCGGATGCCTGGCTGAGCAATAAGCATACCAAAGAGAAAAAATTCTCGTTAGGCTCTTTTTCTAAACAATATTTAGATCGTTTCACCATTGCCACCATTGAGTATCAAGGGCGCATTATTGCCTTTGTAAACTTACTTGAAACTGACCAACATTACTCAGCAAGCATCGATTTAATGCGAGTTGTGCAAGATATTCCAAAACTGACTATGGAATTTTTAATGGTTGGGTTGATTTTGCATTATCAACAAAAAGGATTTAAATATTTTAGTTTAGGCATGGTACCGCTGGCGGGAATGCAACGACGCCGAGGCGCACCGATAATCCAACGATTAGGCGCATTAGTCTTTCGCCGTGGTGGACGCTTTTATAACTTTCAAGGATTAAGGCGATTCAAAGATAAGTTTGCCACACATTGGGAGCCACGTTATATGGCTGTTCCGACCGGGCTCGATCCTTTAGTTGCCCTTATTGATACCACCATACTGATTTCAGGTGGTATTACTGGATTAAAAAAAGGTAAGAAGTCATAA
- a CDS encoding HD domain-containing protein, which yields MNTKLAARINDQQQSVIVAVQSYVAQKLAHDFSGHDIAHIERVVSLAQTILINESNADAFIVILSAYLHDVIDEKVVADVNQAVSELRDYLFSLNLTQTQINQIFDIIENMSYRKNLSSVKKLSLEGQIVQDADRLDAIGAIGIGRTFYYGGNRHNIMHNPAISPRTQLNEDNYKQPNTVINHFYEKLFLLKDMLNTSTAKQLAKQRHEFMLQFVNQFEKEWRGEA from the coding sequence ATGAATACAAAATTAGCTGCCCGAATAAACGACCAACAACAATCTGTGATAGTAGCGGTGCAATCCTATGTTGCGCAAAAGTTAGCCCATGATTTTTCCGGGCATGATATTGCGCATATTGAGCGAGTGGTCAGCTTGGCACAGACAATCTTGATTAACGAATCTAATGCCGATGCTTTTATCGTGATATTGAGCGCCTATTTACATGATGTGATTGACGAAAAAGTGGTTGCTGATGTTAATCAAGCGGTGAGTGAATTGCGGGATTATTTATTTTCGCTAAACTTAACACAAACACAAATCAATCAGATTTTCGATATTATCGAAAATATGTCTTATCGAAAAAACTTAAGTTCAGTAAAAAAATTATCACTCGAAGGGCAGATTGTTCAAGATGCTGATCGTTTAGACGCCATTGGCGCAATTGGTATTGGTCGAACTTTTTATTATGGTGGTAACAGACATAATATTATGCACAATCCTGCCATATCACCCCGAACGCAACTTAACGAAGATAACTACAAACAACCTAACACCGTCATCAATCATTTTTATGAAAAGCTTTTTTTACTGAAAGATATGCTCAATACAAGCACAGCGAAACAGCTAGCAAAACAGCGGCACGAGTTTATGCTTCAGTTCGTTAACCAGTTTGAAAAAGAGTGGCGAGGGGAGGCATAG
- a CDS encoding aldo/keto reductase has protein sequence MNLSINTKIDLGNNVAMQQLGFGTYKLTDLDQVIKAVNTATKVGYRSFDTAELYQNEKQLGQAIKQCGVDRKDLFITSKISNQNQGYEKTLAGYEQTLKDLQLDYLDLFLVHWPLNSTFFETWRAFEKLYEEKRVRAIGVCNFHISHLELLASQANIKPMINQIEIHPYLTQIDLVRYLHQHDIAIEAWSPLARNKVLSDPLLVNIGDRYNKSVSQVTLRWHLQNGYIVIPKSSHPDRIAENANIYDFELTADEMRKINCLNQNYRTGPNPDDVYTKNGF, from the coding sequence ATGAATTTATCTATCAATACTAAAATAGATTTGGGCAACAATGTTGCCATGCAGCAGCTTGGTTTTGGTACCTATAAATTAACCGATTTAGATCAGGTAATAAAGGCGGTAAACACTGCCACTAAGGTTGGGTACCGTTCATTCGATACTGCTGAGCTTTATCAAAATGAAAAACAGCTTGGGCAGGCGATTAAGCAATGTGGTGTTGACCGAAAAGATTTATTTATCACCTCCAAAATCAGTAATCAAAATCAAGGATATGAAAAAACCTTAGCCGGTTATGAACAAACGTTGAAAGATCTCCAACTTGATTATCTTGATCTGTTTTTAGTGCACTGGCCACTTAATAGTACCTTTTTTGAAACGTGGCGAGCGTTTGAAAAACTTTATGAAGAAAAGCGTGTCAGGGCAATTGGTGTCTGTAATTTTCATATTTCGCATTTAGAACTTTTAGCCAGTCAAGCCAATATCAAACCTATGATTAATCAAATTGAGATCCACCCTTATTTAACGCAAATTGATTTAGTCCGCTATTTGCACCAGCATGATATCGCCATTGAAGCTTGGTCACCTTTAGCTCGCAATAAAGTATTGAGTGATCCGCTTTTGGTGAATATTGGCGATCGGTATAATAAATCGGTGTCACAAGTCACTTTACGCTGGCATTTGCAAAATGGCTATATCGTCATTCCAAAATCATCACACCCCGATCGGATTGCTGAAAATGCTAATATTTATGATTTTGAGTTAACGGCTGATGAGATGCGTAAAATCAACTGTTTAAATCAAAATTACCGCACTGGCCCAAATCCCGATGATGTGTATACTAAAAATGGCTTTTAA
- a CDS encoding AEC family transporter — MQFFIILFPIFCIFIVGFIAQKILKFDVANLSKMSLYVLSPFLAFKTFYTHTLTTDYLFYVMYIFGLCLSLVAIVSIWSVIMKYSTKERCAMILSSCFMNNGNYGTPVLLVFFGAVGFDLGVIMMVLQQFVMSTVGIYYAAKGSSRSDIVSQKDVINKVIRMPVAYGALLGIIFQLCHIPLSKSIMTSINMIGDSSIVVIMIILGMQLAKIHIKQLDYPKLSFSLITRMVISPIVASIMVYYLPILPVYKQVLVVLAAMPSAANTTLMSVQFDTHPELVSSATLVSTLLSLITLPIVLSLVGAPVPV, encoded by the coding sequence ATGCAATTTTTTATCATTTTATTCCCTATTTTTTGTATTTTTATTGTCGGCTTTATCGCCCAAAAAATCTTAAAATTTGATGTGGCTAATCTGTCTAAAATGTCACTGTATGTGCTTTCACCTTTTTTGGCATTTAAAACTTTCTACACCCATACCCTCACCACTGATTATCTATTTTATGTGATGTATATCTTTGGGCTTTGCCTGTCATTAGTGGCGATTGTCTCGATTTGGTCGGTGATAATGAAATATTCGACCAAAGAGCGGTGCGCGATGATTTTAAGCTCATGTTTTATGAATAATGGCAATTATGGTACGCCGGTACTATTGGTCTTTTTTGGCGCGGTTGGCTTTGATTTAGGCGTGATTATGATGGTGTTACAACAATTTGTGATGAGCACCGTGGGTATCTATTATGCCGCTAAAGGTAGTTCTCGTAGCGATATCGTCAGTCAAAAAGATGTGATTAATAAAGTTATCCGCATGCCAGTGGCTTATGGAGCACTTTTGGGGATTATTTTTCAGCTGTGTCATATTCCATTATCCAAATCGATTATGACCTCAATTAATATGATTGGTGATTCATCCATTGTGGTGATTATGATTATTTTAGGTATGCAGCTTGCTAAGATACACATTAAACAACTCGATTATCCTAAACTGTCGTTTTCGTTAATCACCCGTATGGTTATTTCGCCGATTGTGGCAAGCATAATGGTCTATTATTTACCGATTTTACCGGTTTATAAGCAAGTATTAGTGGTATTAGCCGCAATGCCAAGTGCCGCCAATACGACATTGATGTCAGTACAATTTGATACGCACCCTGAGTTGGTTTCCAGTGCGACGCTGGTCAGCACGTTATTGAGCTTAATTACACTGCCGATTGTGTTATCGTTAGTGGGGGCGCCAGTTCCGGTATAG
- the glnD gene encoding bifunctional uridylyltransferase/uridylyl-removing protein GlnD encodes MTDAHLNYPISPLDFTDEQINISYLKQQLDDFQQWSVDQFKQQVDIDDLVHLRSAFIDKLLERLWRYYQIPEQTPSLFKKNRIALIAVGGYGRSELHPLSDIDILILSDQALSKELENQIGHLVRLLWDLHLDIGHSVRTLKTCLQEAKNDITIMTNLIESRLIVGSQSLSDELSAQIFSDKIWPSAAFYRAKVAEQKERHKQYHSTTYNLEPDLKNSPGGLRDMQIIQWIAIRHYGDQFLQKVANFDYLTPEDIEEFKTCRKFLWRMRFALHSVINRYDNRLLFDRQLSIANLLGYKGEGNTPVEKMMHDYYRVAHNITELNQMLLQLFDESILAQHANNKPYDIDDYFQVRENLIDVKNDNIFNDDPVMIMQLFYTMLLNPQVTGLYSNTIRQLRSARRHLTSLLCEEAKARALFMQIIKHPDAIKKAILPMHQYGILTVYIPGWKHIAGMMQFDLFHAYTVDEHTIRLLLELDSFKTQAGQLKHPNSSAVLAKLSKPELLIITGLFHDIGKGHHGDHSEIGAKLVEKFCHLHQLEAKDTDLIIWLVRYHLLMSVTAQNRDLQDPDVIRAFVQLVKSKRRLQYLLCLTVADVCATNETLWNSWKQSLLRELYLTAKRSFDTGIHQIPQQRSIARQHKQDALTMLLGQHFSEPAINDLWQDYRVDYFLRYSTEQIVWHAQILLNHDLNQTLVSINPAPYHGGTEIIIYSPDRPYLFATACNTLSKLNLNIHDALIITNKKGFALDTFIVLEPNGQTVQKNRHQDIITALEKALQQPVYKGVRIKPPKQRLRSFSIPTQVNFLSAFNDSQTYMELIALDKPGLLACVGEVFANLDLSLSSAKIATIGEHIEDLFILTDKHNKALDDKTCHDLRESIINAIDSIS; translated from the coding sequence ATGACTGATGCCCATTTGAATTACCCGATTTCTCCGCTCGATTTTACTGATGAGCAGATAAATATTAGCTATCTTAAACAGCAACTCGATGACTTTCAGCAATGGTCTGTTGATCAGTTTAAACAACAAGTTGATATCGATGACTTAGTGCATTTACGCAGTGCATTTATTGATAAGCTGCTTGAGCGTTTATGGCGATATTATCAAATCCCCGAACAAACTCCTTCACTGTTTAAAAAAAATCGCATTGCATTAATTGCGGTTGGTGGTTATGGCCGCTCAGAACTACATCCGCTATCTGACATTGATATTTTAATCTTAAGTGACCAAGCACTAAGTAAAGAGCTGGAAAACCAAATAGGTCATTTAGTGCGTTTACTTTGGGATCTGCATTTAGATATCGGGCATAGCGTCAGAACGTTAAAAACCTGCCTGCAAGAAGCGAAAAACGATATCACAATTATGACCAACTTAATCGAATCAAGATTAATTGTCGGTAGTCAATCGCTATCAGATGAGCTAAGCGCACAGATTTTTAGCGATAAAATCTGGCCTTCGGCGGCGTTTTATCGGGCAAAAGTTGCCGAACAAAAAGAGCGCCATAAACAGTATCACAGCACCACCTATAATCTTGAACCGGATTTAAAAAATAGCCCGGGCGGTTTGCGTGATATGCAAATTATTCAATGGATAGCAATTCGCCATTATGGTGATCAGTTTTTGCAGAAAGTGGCTAACTTTGACTACTTAACGCCCGAAGATATCGAAGAGTTTAAAACGTGCCGTAAATTTTTATGGCGAATGCGTTTTGCGTTGCATAGCGTGATAAATCGTTATGATAACCGCCTGCTGTTTGACCGCCAACTGAGCATTGCTAATTTGCTAGGTTATAAAGGCGAAGGCAATACACCGGTTGAAAAGATGATGCACGACTACTATCGTGTAGCGCATAATATTACCGAATTAAATCAAATGCTGTTACAGCTTTTTGATGAATCGATTTTAGCCCAACACGCCAATAATAAACCTTATGATATCGATGACTATTTTCAAGTTCGGGAGAATTTAATCGACGTCAAAAATGATAATATTTTCAACGACGATCCGGTCATGATTATGCAACTGTTTTATACCATGTTGCTTAATCCACAAGTTACCGGACTTTATTCAAACACCATTAGACAATTACGCTCAGCCAGACGGCACTTAACTTCGCTACTTTGTGAAGAGGCAAAAGCTAGAGCGCTGTTTATGCAAATAATTAAACACCCGGATGCCATTAAAAAGGCGATATTGCCCATGCACCAATATGGCATATTAACGGTTTATATACCGGGTTGGAAACACATTGCCGGTATGATGCAGTTTGATCTGTTTCATGCCTATACGGTGGATGAACATACGATTCGCCTGTTACTGGAGCTTGATAGCTTCAAAACACAAGCCGGTCAACTCAAGCACCCCAATAGTTCAGCCGTGCTAGCCAAATTATCCAAACCGGAACTGTTAATCATTACCGGTTTATTTCACGATATTGGTAAAGGGCACCATGGCGATCATTCAGAGATCGGCGCCAAACTGGTAGAAAAATTCTGCCATTTACATCAATTAGAGGCAAAAGATACCGATCTAATCATCTGGCTGGTGCGTTACCACTTATTAATGTCTGTCACCGCACAAAATCGAGACTTACAAGACCCCGATGTTATCCGTGCTTTTGTACAATTGGTGAAAAGCAAACGCCGTTTGCAATATCTACTTTGCTTAACGGTTGCCGATGTGTGTGCCACCAATGAAACGCTATGGAATAGCTGGAAACAAAGTCTACTACGTGAACTGTATTTAACCGCTAAACGCTCGTTTGATACTGGCATTCACCAAATACCTCAGCAACGTAGTATTGCAAGGCAACATAAGCAAGATGCATTAACCATGCTGCTTGGGCAACACTTTTCTGAGCCGGCAATCAATGATCTTTGGCAAGATTATCGGGTCGACTACTTTTTGCGTTACAGTACCGAACAGATCGTGTGGCACGCGCAAATTTTGTTAAACCATGATTTAAACCAAACCTTGGTATCAATCAATCCGGCGCCTTATCATGGCGGAACTGAAATTATTATCTACTCGCCTGATAGACCTTATCTGTTTGCAACCGCTTGCAATACGCTCAGTAAACTTAACTTAAATATTCATGATGCCTTAATTATCACCAACAAAAAAGGCTTTGCCCTCGACACCTTTATCGTCTTAGAGCCGAACGGGCAAACGGTACAAAAAAATCGGCATCAAGATATCATCACCGCACTTGAAAAGGCATTACAACAACCGGTTTATAAAGGGGTAAGGATCAAACCACCAAAACAAAGATTACGATCGTTTTCAATCCCAACGCAAGTTAACTTTTTATCAGCGTTTAATGATAGCCAAACTTATATGGAGCTGATCGCCCTTGATAAACCCGGCTTGCTTGCTTGTGTCGGTGAAGTGTTTGCCAATTTAGATTTGTCATTAAGTAGTGCTAAAATTGCCACCATTGGTGAACATATCGAAGATCTGTTTATCTTAACCGATAAACACAATAAAGCGCTTGATGATAAAACTTGCCATGATTTACGTGAATCTATCATCAATGCGATTGATTCAATAAGCTAG
- the nrdB gene encoding class Ia ribonucleoside-diphosphate reductase subunit beta: MNYSTFSHVHNDQLKEPMFLGQPVNVARYDQQKYEMFEKLIEKQLSFFWRPEEVDISQDRIDYAALPEHEKHIFISNLKYQTLLDSIQGRSPNVALLPLISIPELETWVETWSFSETIHSRSYTHIIRNIVNDPSVVFDDIVTNKEIQKRAGDIAGYYDDLISYASYYNLFGEGKHTINNRTVTIDLRELKRRLYLCLMSVNALEAIRFYVSFACSFAFAERELMEGNAKIIKLIARDEALHLTGTQFMINTLRSGEDDPEMAEIAKECEQDCYDLFLQAANQEKEWASYLFEGGSMIGLNKDILCQYVEYITNIRMQAVGLKLPYEVKSNPIPWINNWLVSDNVQVAPQEAEMSSYLVGQIDSEINEDDLSDFKL; this comes from the coding sequence ATGAATTACAGTACCTTTTCGCATGTGCATAATGATCAACTTAAAGAGCCGATGTTTCTTGGACAACCAGTTAATGTTGCACGTTACGATCAACAAAAATATGAGATGTTCGAAAAACTTATCGAAAAACAACTTTCATTCTTTTGGCGTCCGGAGGAAGTCGACATTTCACAAGATCGTATCGACTATGCGGCGCTACCGGAACATGAAAAACATATTTTTATCAGTAATTTAAAGTATCAAACCTTACTTGATTCCATTCAAGGCCGTAGTCCGAATGTGGCTTTATTGCCCCTTATCTCGATCCCCGAACTTGAAACATGGGTTGAGACATGGTCATTTTCTGAAACTATCCACTCTCGCTCTTACACGCATATTATTCGTAATATTGTCAACGATCCGTCAGTGGTATTTGACGATATTGTGACGAATAAAGAGATTCAAAAACGTGCCGGCGACATTGCAGGATATTATGATGATTTAATTAGCTATGCCAGCTATTACAACTTATTTGGTGAAGGCAAGCACACAATTAACAATCGCACGGTAACAATCGACCTACGTGAACTTAAACGCCGGCTATACCTGTGCTTAATGAGCGTCAATGCCCTTGAAGCGATTCGCTTTTATGTCAGCTTTGCTTGCTCATTTGCATTTGCTGAACGGGAATTAATGGAAGGTAATGCCAAAATTATCAAACTTATCGCCCGTGACGAAGCACTACACTTAACCGGCACCCAATTTATGATTAACACCTTACGCAGTGGCGAAGACGATCCGGAAATGGCGGAAATTGCCAAAGAGTGCGAACAAGATTGTTATGATCTCTTCTTACAAGCCGCCAATCAAGAAAAAGAGTGGGCATCGTATCTATTTGAAGGTGGCTCAATGATTGGTTTAAACAAAGATATCTTATGCCAGTATGTCGAGTATATCACCAATATCCGCATGCAAGCAGTCGGATTAAAATTACCGTACGAAGTAAAATCCAACCCGATCCCATGGATCAACAATTGGCTAGTATCAGACAATGTCCAAGTTGCCCCACAAGAAGCTGAAATGAGCTCGTACTTAGTGGGTCAAATTGATTCTGAAATCAATGAAGATGATTTAAGCGATTTCAAATTATAG